The genomic DNA TTTGGGAAGCGAATGTTCGACTGTCGAGGATCAGCAACAGGATTTAGAAGATTTACGTATACGGTTGACAAAAATTAGAAATCAACGTGACAATCTAGGGCTACCACCGTCTGCCTCGTCTGCTGCCGCTTCCAGATCGCTATCTCCATTACTAAACGTTCCAGCACCAGAGGATGGCACGGAGAGAATCTTACCTCAGAGTGCTCTTGGTCCCAATAGTGGCTCTGTGCCAGGAGTACATAGTAACGTATCACCTGTTTTACTTTCAAGATCCCCAGCCCCAAGCGTGTCAGCCCATGAAGTGTTACCAGTGCCCTCGGGCTTAAATTATCCAGAGACTCAAAACCTGAACAAGGTTCCATCGTATGGCAAGGCAATGAAATATGATATCATTGGTGAGGACCTTCCTCCTTCCTACCCTTGTGCGATACAAAATGTGCAACCAAGAAAACCCAGTAGGGTACATTCCAGGAACTCTTCGACAACATTGTCATCTTCTATACCAACTAGCTTTCATTCCTCTAGTTTTATGAGTAGCACTGCTTCCCCTATTTCCATAATTAATGGCTCTAGAAGTAGTTCTAGTGGGGTATCTCTTAATACACTTAATGAGTTAACTTCGAAAACTTCGAATAACCCATCCAGTAATAGTATGAAAAGGTCACCAACAAGACGGAGGGCTACTTCTTTAGCTGGGTTTATGGGAGGTTTTCTATCAAAGGGTAACAAACGATAGTCGCCGATATTGTTTCGGCTCGTGCATTAAGCTTGTATAGTTTCATATAGAAAGTGATGTATATAGCATTTACGCACTCTAACTGGcattttaaagaaaaagggaTAAATGCAATGTTTGGCGTGCGGCAGTAtaagttcaaaaaaatccactgcattgttgaaaagagtCAGGTCGATCCTGCTATTGGTTTTCAGTTTGAGGGATCCTTTGATTTGCTAGATATCATAAGATAAATGGTCCACCATAAAGTAATTAAATCTTGAAATTAAATTCTTATTCCATTAGAGACAGAGAAACTATTCATTGTACATTCTCCAAATGTGGTGATATAAACACTACATTCGCTAAATTACATTATATTATTTCGAGCTTTGTCTTGTTTATATTTAGTTACGTTGGGATCAAGTTTTAAAAAACTAGATCTGGAGtgaccaaaaaaaaaatacccaGCGTAAGGTAAATATTATGGATAtgctttggaagaaaagaattttgagaCTTACACATTATTCGGCACAGTAGGTACTAGAAAGCATAGAATCACATTCGCCTTTAAAgacattcttttttcttgctccTTCTATGGACTGCGACACAATAGTTGTTTTTGTGTCGTACCGAAGAAAAAGCCTTGTGcagaaagcaaaaataGTACACTTCTAGCCTTGATTACCAAGAGTTATGACAAAAATTTGCAGTTCAGAGTATACCTTAAAAACTGTTCCTAAGGTCAAataaagaggaaaataatCAAACTAATTATTCATTAATTGAACGAACCAATAATAACGAGAGAATCAGtatcacaaaaaaaatttcaaccTACAAGAGGAAACATGTATTCtatttcaaacaaaaaaccTTCTATACTCAGTATGGTTCCCctgaatattttgaaaaaccaggatttgaaagtaaaaaaagatcaagaaaagaaaatatcatttAACCCCGTAGTTACTCCTATTAGGCCAGACGACTACCACGAAAAAACATCCAGATCGTCAAGTTCGAGCCATTCTGATTCACCTGAATTTTTGAGAattaacaacaacaaatcCGGTCACAAGAAtggaaaattgaaaagttttgaaagtaaaaaaCTAGTTCCGCTATTCATTGGTGACCTCCATGAAACAGTTACTgaagaaactttaaaagggatcttcaaaaaatatccCTCTTTTGTCTCTGCTAAAGTTTGTCTTGATTCAgtgacaaaaaaatcactgGGCCATGGTTACttaaattttgaagacaaagaagaagctgaaaaggCTATGGAAGAATTAAATTACACGAAGGTTAATGGTAAAGAAATTAGGATTATGCCATCATTGAGGAATACAACGTTTAGAAAGAATTTCGGCACTAATGTCTTTTTCTCTAATCTACCTCTAAATAATCCATTATTAACAACAAGAGTATTCTATGATACGTTTTCTAGATATGGTAAAATTCTATCATGCAAATTAGACTCTAGGAAAGATATAGGATTTGTTTACTTTGAGGACGAAAAAACTGCGAGAAATGTGATCAAAATGTACAATAATACCAGTTTTTTTGGTAAGAAAATTCTATGTGGAATACATTTTGATAAAGAGGTCAGAAGTGttccaaattttgaaacacAAAAATCACGATTAGATGCGGAAacaattattgaaaaagagcAATCTTTGAATGAGAAACACTCCAAGGGGAATGATAAGGAATCTAAAAATATTTACTCTTCATCCCAAAATTCTATATTCATCAAAAACCTTCCAACAATAACTACAAGggatgatattttaaatttcTTCAGTGAAGTGGGTCCAATTAAGTCAATTTATCTATCCAATGCCACTAAAGTTAAATATCTTTGGGCATTTGTTACATATAAAAATAGCAGTGACTCAGAAAAGGCAATTAAACGCTAcaataatttttatttcagaGGTAAAAAGCTTTTAGTAACCAGGGCACaggataaagaagaaagagcCAAATTTATAGAATCTCAAAAAATATCTACACTTTTCCTGGAAAATTTAAGCGCTGTCTGCAATAAGGAATTTCTTAAATATTTATGTcaccaagaaaatattAGACCGTTCAAGATTCAGATAGATGGATATGACGAAAATTCTTCTACATATTCTGGGTTCATCAAATTCAGgaattttgaagatgcTACGAGAATATTtaactttttgaataacCGTTTAGTAGGAGGAAGCATCGTCACGACATCTTGGGAAAGACAAAATAATGCACCTAAATATCATGATGGTTATGGAATGCGCAATATACACACCTCTTCTCATCCACAAATTACCCCATATTACCAGTACTCACATGCGAATAGTTTGAACTCCCCACACATGAGAGATCTTTCGTCAATGAATAGCAGCACAAGATCACTaataaagaataaaaatttcaataagAAAGTTTTGGAAACATTCGAAAAGCAAGTAAGAAGAGGTATAGATTTCATGAGATTTCCAAGTGCCACTAGAGACGAAAATGTGCACGGAATAGCTGAGTATATATTCGACACTTATTGGAATCGCGATGTGTTAATATTGGACAAATTTTTATCGTTGCTAAATAGTAGTCCATATCATGAAGGTGTATTGcaaaaacaaattgaaGAGGCTGCAAGCTCGTTAGGATTTAAAAGATGAATGTCTCTTTGTTAATTTAGCTAGAGTTTTccttatttattttttttatttacacTAATTCAATCTTTTTCGTTATATTTAgatattattaaaaattattattatggaaaaaattcttaaAAGGATAGACAGAGGGACGCCGTCTGCTATATGATATGTATTTAGGTCCGAGTGCTGATAAACTGTAAGGCAAAAGGTATAAGTGTAAATCAATAACGTTTCTCGTATTCTTTACTCtccttcaaattttttaaactaGTTCAACGTAATTTGCTGGGAATATACCTTCTCTACCGTTGACTCTTCCGGTCCACCAGTCATTTTGAGAatctgattttttcaaaattgtgATCACGTCACCCTTTCTGAATGGTAAATCTCCGGACTCTTCTCCTGCAAAGCTATATAATGCCACGGCCTTTGGAGAAGACGTGGATGGGGATGTTGGAGCAGTGAATCTGCCCTGACTAGTTTGCGGTGTTGAAGCGGACGAGATTCTAGATTTAGAAAATCTGTTCGACAAGTCATCGACTTCACGGTCTTTTGTCCTATCTCTTCCATTCCCGCGTCTATACCCGGATTcataatcatcatcataatCATCGTATTCATCATCAGCCCAACGATTTCTTGAAGAACGAGCCCTTGACTGAGCAGTTCCTGATCTTCTGTGGCTGGCATAATAACTTGAAGCTCCAGATGGGTCATCCAATTTACCACCACTACCGCCACTGTTGGTAGGAGCCAGTCTTGAATTCCTTGAATAGCCAGTACCataatcatcatcgtcatcatcatcgtcgaACGTATAACGAGAACCGCTTTGGGCTCTTCTCCTTGTGGATCTTGTGTTAGGTCTAGTGGAGGAAGCATCTGTAGAACTGAATGAACTAGGAATGTCATTATAGTAATCGTCGTCGTCATAGTAATCGTCTTCGTCGTCATCGAAACTGCCACGACCACCGTTGGAGGGTCTGTAATTAAACGCCCTGGACTCTAAAACACGAAACAATGGATCAACTGCTGGAGGCGGTCTTATCCTACCAGACAAAATCATTTTCGCGGTACAATTGTCAccataaaattttctgttaGCCTCTCTTCTTTCTATAATAGCCGAACCTTCCACAGAAACCCCTGCAAATAGACCTTTACTCTTAGAATAGGCAAAAACTGCAGCCACACCACCGGCGGAGGCTGATGCAGCTGCTTCTGCACTTCTACCAAGAGGCCCAGCAGAAACGGAGACGTTACCACCCAACGTGATGGTCCCAAATTCAGAAAACGACTTAACAGCATCCTGAGTAtttaaaatgaaaacaaaatcagTCAATTCTAT from Saccharomyces cerevisiae S288C chromosome VI, complete sequence includes the following:
- the PES4 gene encoding Pes4p (Putative RNA binding protein; partially redundant function with paralog MIP6 in the steady-state expression, translational timing and localization of a subset of Ndt80-dependent mRNAs that are protected until translated near the end of meiosis II; regulator of meiotic commitment; redundant function with MIP6 in sporulation; localizes to puncta near the openings of the prospore membrane; suppressor of a DNA polymerase epsilon mutation; induced by NDT80), whose product is MYSISNKKPSILSMVPLNILKNQDLKVKKDQEKKISFNPVVTPIRPDDYHEKTSRSSSSSHSDSPEFLRINNNKSGHKNGKLKSFESKKLVPLFIGDLHETVTEETLKGIFKKYPSFVSAKVCLDSVTKKSLGHGYLNFEDKEEAEKAMEELNYTKVNGKEIRIMPSLRNTTFRKNFGTNVFFSNLPLNNPLLTTRVFYDTFSRYGKILSCKLDSRKDIGFVYFEDEKTARNVIKMYNNTSFFGKKILCGIHFDKEVRSVPNFETQKSRLDAETIIEKEQSLNEKHSKGNDKESKNIYSSSQNSIFIKNLPTITTRDDILNFFSEVGPIKSIYLSNATKVKYLWAFVTYKNSSDSEKAIKRYNNFYFRGKKLLVTRAQDKEERAKFIESQKISTLFLENLSAVCNKEFLKYLCHQENIRPFKIQIDGYDENSSTYSGFIKFRNFEDATRIFNFLNNRLVGGSIVTTSWERQNNAPKYHDGYGMRNIHTSSHPQITPYYQYSHANSLNSPHMRDLSSMNSSTRSLIKNKNFNKKVLETFEKQVRRGIDFMRFPSATRDENVHGIAEYIFDTYWNRDVLILDKFLSLLNSSPYHEGVLQKQIEEAASSLGFKR
- the LSB3 gene encoding Lsb3p (Protein containing a C-terminal SH3 domain; binds Las17p, which is a homolog of human Wiskott-Aldrich Syndrome protein involved in actin patch assembly and actin polymerization; protein abundance increases in response to DNA replication stress; LSB3 has a paralog, YSC84, that arose from the whole genome duplication), with protein sequence MGINNPIPRSLKSETKKAAKILASFVKPNQVFGADQVIPPDVLKRAKGLAIITILKAGFLFSGRAGSGVIVARLKDGTWSAPSAIAMAGAGAGGMVGIELTDFVFILNTQDAVKSFSEFGTITLGGNVSVSAGPLGRSAEAAASASAGGVAAVFAYSKSKGLFAGVSVEGSAIIERREANRKFYGDNCTAKMILSGRIRPPPAVDPLFRVLESRAFNYRPSNGGRGSFDDDEDDYYDDDDYYNDIPSSFSSTDASSTRPNTRSTRRRAQSGSRYTFDDDDDDDDYGTGYSRNSRLAPTNSGGSGGKLDDPSGASSYYASHRRSGTAQSRARSSRNRWADDEYDDYDDDYESGYRRGNGRDRTKDREVDDLSNRFSKSRISSASTPQTSQGRFTAPTSPSTSSPKAVALYSFAGEESGDLPFRKGDVITILKKSDSQNDWWTGRVNGREGIFPANYVELV